From one Leishmania infantum JPCM5 genome chromosome 29 genomic stretch:
- a CDS encoding putative thymine-7-hydroxylase — MPLPVIDIAPLYNDNKADLLRVAHAIDEACRTWGFFYITGHQIPKDRSEQLTKMANKFFALPQEEKLRINIEKTSNHRGYGTCAAEQLDPSKPGDWKETFDMGFHLPLDHPSVVAGKPLRGPNNHPTWIEGWTELMEQHYSDMQRLALLLLRALALALDIDEDFFVSKFHEPLSVFRMIRYPALPEEKGRVVCGAHTDYGIVTLLYQDKVGGLQVQNLQGEWMDAPSLEGSYVVNIGDMMAMWSNGRYKSTPHRVLNQGVERISMPFFCEPNPETTISCLPNCFDEANPSKFPDVKAADWLLKRFQQTYAYRADDLKSQ; from the coding sequence ATGCCCCTGCCAGTGATCGATATTGCGCCGCTGTACAATGACAACAAGGCGGACTTGTTGCGCGTCGCACACGCGATCGACGAGGCATGCCGCACGTGGGGCTTCTTCTACATCACCGGACACCAAATTCCGAAGGACCGCAGCGAACAGCTGACGAAGATGGCAAACAAGTTCTTTGCTCTAccgcaggaggagaagctgcggATCAACATTGAGAAGACCTCGAACCACCGCGGCTACGGCACGTGTGCTGCAGAGCAGCTCGACCCCAGCAAGCCTGGTGACTGGAAAGAGACCTTCGACATGGGCTTCCACCTGCCTCTGGACCACCCCTCTGTTGTTGCCGGCaagccgctgcgcggcccGAACAACCACCCCACGTGGATCGAGGGCTGGACGGAGCTGATGGAGCAGCACTACAGCGATATGCAGCGCCtagctctgctgctgctgcgtgcgctggcaCTCGCACTCGACATTGACGAGGACTTTTTCGTGTCTAAGTTTCACGAGCCGCTGAGCGTGTTCCGCATGATCCGCTACCCCGCACTGCCGGAAGAGAAGGGCCGTGTGGTGTGCGGTGCGCACACGGACTACGGCATCGTGACGCTGCTGTACCAAGACAAGGTCGGGGGCCTGCAGGTGCAGAACCTGCAGGGCGAGTGGATGGACGCGCCATCACTTGAGGGTAGCTACGTTGTGAACATCGGCGACATGATGGCGATGTGGAGCAACGGGCGGTACAAGAGCACGCCGCACCGTGTGCTAAACCAAGGCGTGGAGCGCATCTCGATGCCATTCTTCTGCGAGCCGAACCCCGAGACAACGATTTCCTGCCTGCCGAACTGTTTCGACGAGGCGAACCCCTCGAAGTTTCCGGACGTGAAGGCCGCCGACTGGCTGCTGAAGCGCTTTCAACAGACGTATGCCTACCGCGCGGACGACCTGAAGTCGCAATAG